One Manihot esculenta cultivar AM560-2 chromosome 18, M.esculenta_v8, whole genome shotgun sequence genomic window carries:
- the LOC110606332 gene encoding caffeic acid 3-O-methyltransferase — protein MTGSEQSASATIVSECCDEEETWNLAVSLANAVVLPMVLKSALELNIIDIISTPGNSRGSLSASEIAQRIPAARNQDAPILLDRMLRVLASYDIVKCSSSTKENGQVERWYGAGPICKFLTKNQDGSGSAGPLLLMLHDEVLMKSWFHLNDAILEGGFPFSRAHGMTAFEYLGTDQRFNTLFNQAMSSYTTLVVKKILDVYRGFDGLNVLVDVGGGTGVTLSIIASKYPHIKGINYDLPHVLANSTSYSGVEHVKGDMFRSVPKGDAIFLKWILHDWSDEHCLKLLKNCWEALPSNGKVIVVECILPMAPENIVSSHFVHKQDLLMLTQSPGGKERTPKEFEALALKSGFSSCEAICCAYNSWVLEFHK, from the exons ATGACCGGTTCTGAGCAAAGCGCTTCAGCCACAATTGTGTCTGAATGCTGCGATGAAGAAGAAACATGGAATCTAGCCGTCAGCCTAGCAAATGCCGTTGTTCTTCCAATGGTACTCAAATCAGCTCTGGAGCTCAACATCATCGACATCATTTCCACACCTGGGAACAGTCGTGGTTCCCTCTCAGCTTCCGAGATTGCACAGCGGATTCCGGCGGCGAGAAACCAAGATGCACCTATCTTACTGGATCGTATGTTGCGTGTTTTGGCAAGCTATGATATAGTAAAGTGCTCGTCTTCCACCAAAGAGAATGGCCAAGTGGAAAGATGGTATGGTGCAGGAcccatttgcaaattcctcacCAAGAACCAAGATGGGAGTGGATCTGCTGGTCCTCTATTGTTGATGCTCCATGATGAGGTTCTCATGAAGAGCTG GTTCCATTTAAATGATGCAATACTTGAAGGTGGATTTCCATTCAGCAGAGCCCATGGAATGACGGCATTTGAATACCTGGGAACTGATCAAAGGTTCAACACGCTATTCAATCAAGCAATGTCAAGCTACACTACCTTAGTGGTGAAGAAGATCCTCGATGTTTACAGGGGATTTGATGGCCTCAATGTGTTGGTTGATGTGGGAGGTGGCACTGGAGTTACTCTCAGTATTATCGCTTCAAAATATCCTCATATTAAGGGAATCAACTACGATTTGCCCCATGTATTAGCCAATTCAACTTCATATTCAG GAGTGGAGCATGTCAAAGGAGATATGTTTAGGAGTGTTCCAAAGGGAGATGCAATTTTCCTGAAG TGGATACTCCATGATTGGAGTGATGAGCATTGCTTGAAACTTCTCAAGAATTGCTGGGAAGCTCTCCCTAGTAATGGTAAGGTGATTGTTGTGGAGTGCATTCTACCCATGGCCCCAGAGAACATTGTTTCTTCACACTTTGTGCATAAGCAAGATTTACTCATGTTAACTCAAAGTCCTGGAGGAAAGGAGAGAACCCCAAAGGAGTTTGAGGCCTTGGCTTTGAAATCCGGCTTTTCAAGCTGTGAAGCCATATGCTGTGCTTACAATAGCTGGGTTTTGGAGTTCCACAAATGA